Genomic DNA from Salinicoccus sp. RF5:
GTTCCAGGCGATCGTGCGCATCCGCCCCCTGCCCGGCAGGCTGCACGAGGTCGAGCGACAGATCCAGGACATCGCCGAGTTCACCGAGTGCGACAAGGTCACCGGTGACGACTGCTTCATCGCCCGCCTCCAGGTTCGTTCGATGGAACAGCTCGACACGCTGCTGGACAGGATCAACGGCTACGCGGAAACCAACACCGCCATCGTCAAGAAGTCCCCGGTTAAACGCCGGCTCCCCCCGATGACCTGAGCGAGGCACTCCGCATGCCCACACCCGGCACGGGTTCCGTCCCGGAATTGCAACTCGTCCCATTCCAGCTGGGACACTTCCCAATCCTGCAACGCTGGTTCGCCACGGAAAAGGAGCTGGTGCAATGGGCCGGCCCCGCCCTGCGGCATCCGCTGAGCCTCGAGCAGATGCATGAAGACCTCGCGGAAAGCCGCCGGCGACCGCCGCTGCGCCTGCTCTGG
This window encodes:
- a CDS encoding Lrp/AsnC ligand binding domain-containing protein, with the translated sequence FQAIVRIRPLPGRLHEVERQIQDIAEFTECDKVTGDDCFIARLQVRSMEQLDTLLDRINGYAETNTAIVKKSPVKRRLPPMT